The following proteins are encoded in a genomic region of Brachypodium distachyon strain Bd21 chromosome 1, Brachypodium_distachyon_v3.0, whole genome shotgun sequence:
- the LOC100836404 gene encoding zinc finger MYM-type protein 1 — MALVIQFVNKEGFIKERFLDVIHVKDTVASTLKDAICAVLVDNNLNVQDIRGQGYDGASNMRGEWNGLKALILNECPYAYYVHCMAHQLQLALVAASREVPDVHNFFQHANFIINVVSASSKRNDELLAKQAIEIAREIELGELDTGKGANQIGSLQRPGDTIWSSHFKSIHSLRKMFGATIAVLRSIATDRSVSQYSRGDAAGALKIIISFDFVFILHLMEKIMKITDVLCQILQKKSVDILNALNSVSNTKALIGKLREDGWEPLMEEVKSFCLKHEIDIPDSNNKYVDVTKSRNKHDNTTTLHHYKLDVFNVAIDQQVVELNNRFGVQSTELLTLFSPPSYSNPGSAPGYNSHNRERYKGRKRNKEYINMM, encoded by the exons ATGGCATTGGTCATTCAATTTGTTAACAAGGAAGGGTTTATAAAGGAGCGGTTCCTTGATGTTATTCATGTAAAAGACACGGTTGCATCGACTCTGAAGGATGCAATTTGTGCTGTCCTTGTTGATAATAATCTGAATGTGCAAGATATCAGAGGACAAGGATACGACGGGGCAAGCAACATGAGAGGGGAATGGAATGGACTGAAGGCTCTTATTCTGAACGAGTGCCCTTATGCATATTATGTCCATTGCATGGCTCATCAGTTACAGTTGGCTCTTGTTGCAGCATCAAGAGAAGTGCCTGATGTGCACAATTTTTTTCAGCATGCAAATTTCATCATAAATGTGGTTAGTGCATCGTCTAAACGCAATGATGAGTTACTTGCAAAACAAGCTATTGagattgcacgtgaaattgaATTGGGAGAGCTCGATACAGGCAAAGGGGCAAATCAAATAGGCTCTTTACAGAGACCAGGGGACACTATATGGAGCTCTCACTTCAAGTCAATTCACAGCTTGCGAAAGATGTTTGGTGCTACAATTGCAGTCCTAAGGAGTATAGCAACGGATCGTTCCGTCTCACAATATTCTAGAGGAGATGCTGCAGGAGCCCTAAAGATAATCAtctcttttgattttgtttttattctGCACCTCATGGAGAAAATTATGAAGATAACAGATGTCTTGTGTCAAATACTCCAAAAGAAATCTGTGGACATATTGAATGCATTAAATTCTGTCTCAAACACTAAGGCGCTTATTGGTAAGCTAAGGGAAGATGGTTGGGAACCTCTTATGGAGGAGGTTAAATCTTTTTGTCTGAAGCATGAGATTGATATCCCAGATTCGAACAACAA GTATGTTGATGTGACTAAGTCTCGGAACAAGCATGATAACACAACAACACTTCACCACTATAAATTAGATGTGTTCAACGTTGCCATAGATCAACAAGTGGTGGAGCTCAATAATCGATTTGGTGTTCAAAGTACAGAGCTTCTGACACT tttttcGCCCCCCTCATATTCaaatcctggctccgcccctgggTACAACAGTCATAATAGGGAGAGGTACAAGGGTAGAAAAAGGAACAAAGAGTACATAAACATGATGTAA